A single window of Pyxicephalus adspersus chromosome 10, UCB_Pads_2.0, whole genome shotgun sequence DNA harbors:
- the ATN1 gene encoding atrophin-1 produces MKTRQNKDSMSMRSGRKKESVGPREERRARGRASPGAISTSSSDSKCEKGRPPAKKGRMDDSVPKSSKRERVKDSSESEGEAGKTQKKAKMESPEVPRPPPDEESLDGQSGNEDGGSDPRDIDQDNRSTSPSLHSGDSESDASSIPSPKSFPSLYRGPGSPQPPSSPVPDAPVLPPPSQASQPPPQTETQTSRPYQAPQLPQLYPSSGGMVKAGPTPVSQVKPPPTTPIAGLGSPRPLASPTAPSTLPTSTSTTTSYPHVSHNLPPPPALRPLNASPGLPSQTAEKPGQPVPSSSCTLRYPPYPGQYPSGYPHQYPQQGKYGQPQPGPHSWGQSGLGYGRIEGAPRYPQPPPQNRQVGGGQNVSGGFSNSHHGSTRAPSPHNNHPPHQMPTAGAIQTPASQSSVLHPHGAATGGQGQPPNHNINNSHHPHILPNRGRSPTPQSNQLSGGAPQPSHHPPHVLLSPSSHHQSNNQLPTPSTGPSGGQSPAPTSTSHVSSQSQSSSSGGNLGYSSQVETQNPQPTHSLYQPHSSAPVCHYPPNSQGYGNYPYQGYKGAPPHPAPPYKNAPPPPYKPGSFPVSTPPPVPTQSYKDSSPPASVTAPPPAPPPAPPPPAPAPVQIKQEPPEECEPEGDSPIPPPSSPSPPPKLVDTPSHASQSARFNKHLDRGYNSCCRTDLYFVPLEGSKLSKKRSEQVERARRESEQRAREEREREREREREREMERNIKLDSRPHDCPQMCPQPPPHHPSLALPSPSSAPSRPPHFEPPGAVAAVPPYLGPDTPALRTLSEYARPHVLSPAGRAPQPGHPPHHPFYLPLGDPLLAYNLPAVFASDPTRAERELRERLKPGYEVKPGELDPLHPTTLPLPPPPPPHHPPPPQPPPSTAGVPPQMGLHPAFPYHHGQHSHPHALERERLALGATGAGPGAGPGAAGAAGAARGELSYAERLAAERQHAERVAALSGDPLTRLQMLNVTPHHHQHSHIHSHLHLHQQDAIHAASAAVHPLMDPLTSGSHLTRIPYPAAALPNPLIPHPLHDSDVLRQQIFASPYRDLPSSLSAPLSAAHQLQAMHAQSAELQRLALEQQHWLQTHHPLQGVPLPGQEDYYSHLKKETDKTL; encoded by the exons ATGAAAACCCGACAGAACAAAGACTCG ATGTCGATGAGGAGCGGAAGGAAAAAGGAGAGTGTGGGCCCACGGGAGGAACGGAGAGCGAGAGGGAGGGCGTCCCCTGGTGCGATCAGCACATCCAGCAGTGACAGCAAGTGTGAAAAAGGCCGGCCCCCTGCTAAG AAAGGTCGCATGGACGACTCTGTCCCGAAGAGCAGTAAACGGGAAAGGGTGAAAGATTCCTCCGAGAGTGAAGGGGAAGCAGGCAAAACCCAGAAGAAAGCCAAGATGGAG tctccAGAAGTTCCCCGTCCACCGCCCGATGAGGAAAGTTTGGACGGACAGAGTGGTAATGAAGATGGTGGCAGTGACCCAAGGGACATTGACCAGGACAACCGCAGCACTTCTCCAAGCCTGCATAGTGGAGATAGCGAGAGCGATGCATCTTCCATTCCTTCACCAAAATCGTTCCCCTCACTGTATAGGGGTCCTGGGTCACCCCAACCCCCTTCTTCTCCTGTTCCTGATGCCCCTGTCCTTCCACCCCCTTCCCAGGCTTCTCAGCCACCTCCACAGACAGAAACTCAGACTTCAAGACCTTACCAGGCTCCTCAGCTTCCACAGCTGTATCCCAGCAGTGGTGGGATGGTCAAAGCTGGGCCTACACCAGTCTCTCAAGTAAAACCTCCACCCACCACACCTATAGCAGGACTTGGCTCTCCAAGACCATTGGCTTCTCCCACAGCTCCTTCTACACTACCAACCAGCACTTCAACCACAACCTCTTATCCCCATGTATCTCACAACCTTCCACCACCCCCTGCCCTGCGACCTCTCAATGCCTCTCCAGGACTTCCATCCCAAACGGCAGAGAAACCGGGCCAGCCTGTTCCTTCGTCTTCTTGTACACTTCGCTATCCCCCTTACCCAGGACAGTACCCCTCTGGATACCCCCATCAGTACCCCCAACAGGGAAAGTATGGACAGCCCCAGCCTGGTCCTCATTCTTGGGGGCAAAGTGGACTCGGTTATGGACGGATTGAAGGAGCTCCCCGCTACCCTCAGCCTCCACCCCAAAATAGACAAGTGGGTGGGGGGCAAAATGTTAGTGGGGGATTCAGTAACTCTCATCATGGAAGTACTCGTGCTCCATCCCCCCATAACAACCATCCTCCTCACCAAATGCCCACAGCAGGGGCTATTCAGACTCCAGCATCCCAGAGTAGTGTTTTGCACCCTCATGGAGCAGCAACTGGTGGACAGGGTCAACCTCcaaatcataatataaataattctcATCATCCTCACATTCTACCAAACAGGGGACGCTCCCCAACACCACAAAGTAATCAGCTATCAGGGGGTGCACCTCAACCCAGCCATCACCCACCCCATGTTCTTCTATCCCCCAGTTCACACCATCAGAGCAATAATCAGTTGCCGACACCCAGTACAGGGCCTAGTGGAGGTCAATCACCAGCGCCTACCAGTACCTCTCATGTTTCATCCCAGTCCCAGTCATCTTCCTCAGGAGGAAATTTAGGCTATTCCTCTCAGGTGGAGACACAAAATCCTCAACCCACCCATTCCCTTTATCAGCCACACTCATCTGCTCCAGTCTGCCATTACCCACCTAATTCTCAAGGATATGGTAATTACCCATACCAAGGCTATAAAGGTGCTCCCCCTCACCCAGCTCCACCTTACAAGAATGCACCTCCACCCCCTTATAAACCTGGATCATTTCCAGTCTCCACTCCTCCTCCAGTACCTACTCAGAGCTATAAGGACTCTTCACCTCCCGCTTCTGTTACTGCTCCTCCTCCGGCACCACCTCCTGCTCCACCCCCTCCAGCACCAGCTCCTGTGCAGATAAAACAGGAGCCACCTGAGGAATGTGAACCAGAAGGCGATAGCCCCATTCCACCTCCCAGTAGTCCATCCCCTCCACCCAAGCTTGTGGACACCCCAAGTCATGCCAGCCAATCTGCCAG GTTTAACAAACACCTGGATCGAGGATATAATTCCTGCTGTCGGACAGATCTGTACTTTGTGCCCTTGGAAGGCTCTAAACTTTCCAAGAAGAGGTCGGAGCAGGTTGAGCGAGCACGGAGGGAGAGTGAGCAGAGAGCACGGGAAGAGCGTGAACGAGAACGGGAGAGGGAGCGAGAGCGGGAGATGGAGAGGAATATT aaactgGACTCTCGCCCTCATGACTGCCCTCAGATGTGCCCGCAGCCACCTCCCCATCACCCTTCCTTAGCCTTGCCCTCCCCATCCTCTGCCCCATCACGCCCTCCTCACTTTGAGCCTCCTGGAGCTGTGGCAGCTGTGCCCCCTTATTTGGGCCCTGACACCCCAGCACTTCGCACGCTGAGCGAGTATGCTCGCCCCCATGTACTCTCACCAGCTGGAAGAGCACCACAACCTGGCCACCCCCCACATCACCCTTTTTACTTACCCCTTGGAGACCCACTGCTTGCCTACAATCTGCCTGCCGTGTTTGCCAGTGACCCAACAAGGGCAGAAAGGGAACTACGAGAGAGGCTGAAACCAGGATATGAAGTGAAACCTGGAGAGCTGGACCCACTTCACCCCACTACCCTTCCTCTTccaccaccgccaccaccacATCATCCCCCTCCTCCTCAACCACCACCCTCAACTGCTGGGGTACCTCCTCAGATGGGACTACATCCAGCCTTCCCTTACCACCATGGGCAGCACTCTCATCCACATGCCCTAGAAAGGGAAAGGCTGGCATTGGGGGCCACTGGTGCAGGGCCTGGGGCCGGACCAGGAGCAGCTGGAGCAGCCGGAGCTGCTCGAGGGGAACTGTCCTATGCCGAACGCCTTGCTGCGGAACGGCAGCATGCTGAGAGAGTGGCGGCATTGAGTGGAGATCCTCTGACCAGGCTTCAGATGTTGAACGTGACCCCTCACCATCATCAGCACTCCCACATTCACTCACACCTCCACCTGCACCAACAGGATGCCATCCATGCAG CTTCTGCAGCTGTTCATCCATTAATGGATCCACTAACGTCAGGGTCCCACCTCACACGCATCCCGTACCCGGCAGCCGCTCTGCCCAACCCGCTGATCCCACACCCTTTGCATGACAGTGATGTCCTCCGGCAACAGATATTCG CCTCCCCCTACAGAGATCTTCCTTCTTCCCTGTCTGCCCCACTCTCTGCCGCTCATCAGCTGCAGGCAATGCACGCCCAGTCCGCGGAGCTCCAGCGTTTGGCTCTAGAGCAACAACATTGGCTGCAAACCCACCATCCCCTGCAGGGAGTGCCCCTGCCTGGGCAGGAAGACTACTACAG